A stretch of DNA from Sphingomonas ginkgonis:
AGGGCGTGCCTCTTCATCGACGAGCCGAAATCGGCTAAGATGGGGAATGCGCCGTGGTCTTGCCCTCGCACTGCTGACGATCCCCACCGCGGCGATGGCCGCGGCGCCTGGGTTGGCGATCGTCAACGCCGCCGGGGCCGACATGAGCGGCCTGTTCATTCGTCGCGTCGGGGCAAGTGAATGGCGCAGCTTGGCGCCCGGGCTCAGCCAGCGGGCGACGATCCGACCCAGCATCGCCGAGCATGAATGTGGGTTCGACCTGCGCGCCACCTTCGTCGGTGGTGGGGAGGCCGTGTGGCGGGACGTCAATCTCTGCGAAGTGAAATCGGTGACGCTCGTCCGCCGCGCGGATGGCGTGACGTTCGTCGACTACGACTAGCCGACCGGACGGGGCGGAGAGCGGCCGCATAGGGGCCGGGGGCGATCCCCGGGGCCGCCGGCCGAACCGAGTCCAGCAGCCGCGCACCGGCGAGGAACACCACACCAGTACAGGCGACCGCCAGCAGCTGGCCGCCGACCCCCGGGTACATCTCCATGTAGTGACGACCGCGCTCGACCGCGCCGAGCGCGATGGCCCAGATCACCAGCCAGGCCTCGGTGCGGGTCTTGATCGTGAACAGACGAACTATGCGCTTACCCATCGCCATGGTTAAGCAAACGTTATGCCAGCGGCGCAGTTCCGCCATTCTTGTGTTAACCAAAGCCGCTAACTGTCAATTTACTCGACGCTCAGGCGAGCTCCTGCAGGTTCAGCGCGGCGAGCAATGCGAAGCGGGCCGACTCGACCTCGTGCCACAGCTCGGGGTTCGCCAGGTCGGCCGGCGCGATCCGCTCCGGCCAGTGCCGCTCGACCAGGCCCGCGAGCTGGTCGAGCCTGGCCTCGTCGACCAGGAAGCGAGGGTCGACCAGCGCTGTGTCCGCCACCACTCGCAGCCGCAGACAGGCCGGCCCACCGCCGTTGGCCATCGACTGGCGGACATCGACCACCTCGACGCGGCGGATCGGGCCGTTGGAGGCGAGATGCCGCTCGAGCCAGCCCCACACGCTCGCCGTTTCGCGCGCCTCCTCGGGCACGATCAGGCTCATCGCGCCGTCGGGCAGCGTCACCAGTTGCGCGTTGAACAGGTAGGAGCGGATCGCGTCCACCAGCGGGACCTCGGCGGCGGGAACCTCGACCAGCTCGAACCCCTCGACCAGCGCGGCGCAGCGCTCGACGAAGCTCTTGTCGGCGAACGCCTGCTCGTGCGCGAACAGCACCCGCTCGTTGGCGACCGCGACGACATCGTTGTGGAAGGCGCCCGCGGCGATCGCCTGTTCGCTCTGCTCGACGAACAGGGTGCGCTCCGGATCGAGCCGGTGGCGGCGGGAGATGGCGCGGCACGCCTCGGCATGCTGGCGGGCGGGGAAGGCGCCGCCGGCGGTGCCGTAGACGAACAGCTCGACTCCCGGCTCGCCGTGGCGGGGGCAGAGCCGCATGTGGTTGGCCGCGCCCTCGTCGCCGAACGCGGGCGGCACCGGCCCGTGCACCGCGAAGGAACCCGGGTCGGCGAAGGCGAGCCGCAATTGCGCCAGCGTCGACGGCCATTCGTGGCTGCGGTGCGGCATGGTCCGAAGATTTGCGACGCTGAGGTGGCAGCGCCTGTCCGCCGTGTCCGGCGCGGGCGAGACCGTCGCCGCATTGGCCGCCCACATGCTGCTCGCCGACAGCGCGTTGGCGCGCAGCACCGGCTCGGCCGCCTCGACGCTGGTCCCGAGCTCCGCGAGCCAGCCGCGGTTCGGGCACGGGGCGGGGACGAACAGGCCCTGCGCCAGCCCGAGCCGGAGGTTGGCACGCATCTTCTCCAGCCCCTCGAG
This window harbors:
- a CDS encoding N-succinylarginine dihydrolase, with product MPLVEINFDGIVGPSHNYAGLSLGNLASARNAGQASQPRRAALEGLEKMRANLRLGLAQGLFVPAPCPNRGWLAELGTSVEAAEPVLRANALSASSMWAANAATVSPAPDTADRRCHLSVANLRTMPHRSHEWPSTLAQLRLAFADPGSFAVHGPVPPAFGDEGAANHMRLCPRHGEPGVELFVYGTAGGAFPARQHAEACRAISRRHRLDPERTLFVEQSEQAIAAGAFHNDVVAVANERVLFAHEQAFADKSFVERCAALVEGFELVEVPAAEVPLVDAIRSYLFNAQLVTLPDGAMSLIVPEEARETASVWGWLERHLASNGPIRRVEVVDVRQSMANGGGPACLRLRVVADTALVDPRFLVDEARLDQLAGLVERHWPERIAPADLANPELWHEVESARFALLAALNLQELA